A region of Vibrio porteresiae DSM 19223 DNA encodes the following proteins:
- a CDS encoding alpha/beta hydrolase, with translation MGKTTQISLTSDGCDLYGELLEPMQSDTIALIVAGYGPIDRNGNQPNGKNNCLKLVAEALCSMGCASIRYDKRGVGASSFHGLTESELSFDDYVHDAQNWVRYIAARLTHYQHIMLIGVGEGALITSSIANMPCVNNMIMIAASSLNRQKLLRLQLSSLPAPFSTEALDILDTLAANKPVDNVPESLNHLFRPSFQPYLRSLFRYEPVDIIARVKAPILLIYGDHDLELGELNGLALEAAQPNARYCVIKGMNHVLKTVGEDYDSNRAAYDNPHQPLSLELLREIRRFIRVTAPQSDLHGRGGLHH, from the coding sequence ATGGGGAAAACGACACAGATATCATTAACCAGTGATGGCTGTGATCTGTACGGCGAGCTACTTGAGCCGATGCAGAGCGATACCATTGCCTTAATTGTTGCTGGCTATGGCCCAATTGACCGCAACGGTAACCAACCGAACGGAAAAAATAACTGTCTCAAGCTGGTAGCTGAAGCACTCTGCTCAATGGGTTGCGCCAGTATCCGCTACGATAAACGCGGTGTTGGGGCGAGCAGTTTCCATGGTTTAACGGAAAGCGAATTGAGCTTTGATGATTATGTCCATGATGCACAAAACTGGGTGCGTTATATCGCCGCGCGTTTGACTCACTATCAGCACATTATGTTGATTGGTGTTGGGGAAGGGGCGCTGATTACGTCCTCGATTGCCAACATGCCGTGCGTCAATAACATGATCATGATCGCGGCTTCATCGTTAAATCGACAAAAGCTGCTGCGGCTACAACTCTCATCGCTACCCGCACCGTTTAGCACCGAAGCCTTAGACATACTCGACACTCTCGCGGCCAATAAGCCGGTCGATAACGTTCCTGAATCGTTAAACCATCTGTTTCGTCCTTCATTTCAGCCCTATCTGCGCTCGTTATTTCGTTATGAGCCGGTCGATATTATTGCTCGTGTTAAAGCGCCTATCTTGCTGATTTACGGCGATCACGATTTGGAATTGGGCGAGCTTAATGGATTGGCTTTGGAAGCGGCGCAACCAAACGCTCGCTATTGTGTGATTAAGGGGATGAACCACGTATTAAAAACCGTGGGCGAAGATTATGATTCCAACCGAGCTGCCTACGACAACCCCCATCAGCCTTTGTCGTTAGAATTATTACGTGAGATTCGCCGATTTATCCGAGTCACCGCGCCGCAAAGTGATCTTCACGGCCGCGGTGGATTACATCATTAA
- a CDS encoding pectinesterase family protein: MSSLQTNDIPVLCVRQDGSGDYPTIQSALEALPNSDELYQIHIGPGTFHERLCITRSNVILQGSSLHDTHIVASTANGMLDPQGRIFATTGSRTVSIDAHNVQLFDLTIRNDFDFDANQAKSADDPTRLTHTQAVALLVDEHADQVILSHVALESGQDTLFLKAGRTYLHQCLITGHIDFIFGAGTAWFEQCDITAKARLDVAENEPWGYVCAPATAIQHPYGFIFHRCALLKQIDIPAQSFALGRPWHPTTQFADGLYADPNAIGHAVFIDCVMDNHIYGWDQMSGKGKDGERVWFTPQDSRFAEYHSHGTGANLNIEQRPQLSVNEREQYTIEQVLQGWAPHISEEAAW; this comes from the coding sequence ATGTCATCGTTACAGACTAACGACATTCCGGTACTTTGCGTGCGCCAAGATGGAAGTGGTGATTACCCGACCATTCAATCCGCTCTTGAGGCACTACCAAACTCCGATGAGCTCTACCAAATTCATATTGGCCCTGGTACGTTTCACGAGCGCCTTTGCATTACGCGTTCGAATGTGATTTTGCAAGGCAGCAGCTTGCACGATACCCACATCGTCGCCAGCACCGCCAACGGTATGCTCGATCCGCAAGGTCGTATCTTTGCCACCACCGGCAGTCGCACCGTGAGTATTGATGCCCATAATGTGCAATTGTTTGATTTGACCATTCGTAACGATTTTGATTTTGATGCCAACCAAGCCAAAAGCGCTGATGACCCCACCCGCCTAACCCATACTCAGGCCGTCGCTTTACTGGTGGATGAGCATGCCGACCAAGTGATTCTTTCCCACGTTGCGCTTGAAAGCGGCCAAGATACGCTGTTTCTCAAAGCGGGCAGAACCTATCTGCATCAATGTTTGATCACCGGTCATATCGATTTTATTTTTGGTGCCGGTACGGCGTGGTTTGAGCAGTGCGATATCACCGCGAAAGCACGACTTGATGTGGCTGAGAACGAACCTTGGGGCTATGTGTGCGCGCCTGCCACCGCCATTCAACACCCTTATGGTTTTATCTTTCATCGCTGCGCGCTGCTTAAACAGATCGATATCCCCGCCCAGAGTTTTGCCCTCGGCAGACCTTGGCATCCAACCACCCAATTTGCCGATGGATTGTACGCCGACCCCAATGCCATTGGGCATGCGGTGTTTATTGATTGTGTGATGGATAACCATATTTATGGCTGGGATCAAATGAGTGGCAAAGGCAAAGACGGTGAACGAGTATGGTTCACGCCGCAAGACTCGCGCTTTGCGGAATACCACTCCCACGGCACTGGCGCTAACCTCAATATCGAGCAGCGCCCGCAACTGAGCGTGAATGAACGCGAGCAATATACTATTGAGCAAGTCCTACAAGGCTGGGCACCACACATTAGCGAAGAAGCCGCATGGTAA
- a CDS encoding NADH:flavin oxidoreductase, producing MKSLPSSLLFQPYQLKNLNLKNRIVMAPMTRNFAIQGVVTDDISQYYRRRAENDVGLILSEATIVDRPAAHNDPRVPQFYGQQALAGWKHVIDSVHAVGGRMGPQLWHVGAVSGAAPGTAPPHDVESPSGLSAIESRHTPAGRAMSDEDIADTISAFAKAAASAKELGFDVVEVHGAHGYLLDQFFWSETNKRTDRYGGLSLRDRTTFAVELTKAMRESVGMDFPLIFRISQFKTFHYTTKLAHTPDELASWLQPLADAGVDVFDCSMRRFWEPEFPEIDGAKGLNLAGWAKEITGKTTIAVGSVGLSGDVIGALFDGEASQTESLDELIRRMENKEFDLIAIGRALLNDPYWAKKVKEGDYKSLRDFDPISMAKLI from the coding sequence ATGAAATCTTTACCGAGTAGCCTACTTTTTCAACCCTATCAACTTAAAAACTTAAACCTTAAAAATCGTATTGTTATGGCACCTATGACGCGCAATTTTGCAATACAAGGTGTAGTGACCGATGACATTTCTCAATATTACCGTCGCCGAGCCGAAAATGACGTAGGGCTTATTCTCTCGGAGGCGACGATAGTCGATAGACCTGCAGCACATAACGACCCTCGTGTACCACAGTTTTATGGTCAACAAGCATTAGCTGGTTGGAAACACGTGATTGATAGTGTTCATGCAGTCGGAGGGCGGATGGGGCCGCAACTTTGGCATGTGGGTGCTGTTTCAGGTGCAGCACCAGGAACTGCGCCACCCCATGACGTTGAAAGTCCATCAGGGCTCTCCGCGATAGAATCTCGCCATACACCTGCCGGGCGAGCAATGTCGGATGAGGATATTGCAGATACCATCAGTGCTTTTGCCAAAGCAGCCGCCAGTGCCAAAGAACTTGGTTTCGATGTGGTAGAAGTTCATGGTGCGCATGGGTATTTACTTGACCAATTTTTTTGGAGTGAAACCAACAAACGAACTGATCGTTACGGTGGCCTATCACTTCGTGACCGAACAACCTTTGCGGTTGAGCTTACAAAAGCAATGAGGGAATCGGTTGGAATGGATTTTCCACTGATTTTTAGAATCAGCCAGTTTAAAACGTTCCACTACACAACCAAATTAGCTCATACACCAGATGAGCTTGCTAGTTGGTTGCAGCCTTTAGCGGATGCCGGTGTTGATGTCTTTGATTGTTCAATGCGTCGGTTTTGGGAGCCAGAGTTTCCGGAAATTGATGGTGCAAAAGGTCTTAATCTAGCGGGCTGGGCAAAAGAGATAACGGGTAAAACTACGATTGCCGTGGGGTCAGTTGGACTTTCTGGTGATGTTATCGGTGCATTGTTTGATGGTGAAGCATCACAAACAGAAAGTTTGGATGAACTGATTCGAAGAATGGAAAATAAAGAGTTCGATTTAATCGCAATAGGAAGAGCACTATTGAATGACCCTTATTGGGCTAAAAAAGTAAAAGAGGGTGATTACAAAAGCCTTAGAGATTTCGACCCGATAAGTATGGCTAAACTCATATAA
- a CDS encoding ABC transporter ATP-binding protein — MSSDVLVEVKGLRKTFAVKQSGFFRRNDLLCKAVDDVSFTIRKGQTLGLVGESGCGKSTLGRCLLRLIEPTDGSIVIDGQAVDSLDKKGLKAMRKDMQMIFQDPFASLSPRMTIHDILREPLDIHHIGTVEEREAKIAEVMAIVGLRPQALNRYPHEFSGGQRQRIGIARALMLEPKFIVADEPVSALDVSVQAQVLNLIAELQETKGISFLFIAHDLAVVQHICDEVGVMYLGRLVERASAEELYRNPKHPYTQALLASIPVPDPTLRKDKEPLQGDVPSPLAPPSGCTFRTRCPHATAQCAKTAPSAINVSTDNNETAGHWVACHLYNEALA, encoded by the coding sequence ATGAGTTCCGATGTATTAGTGGAAGTGAAAGGTTTGCGTAAAACCTTTGCCGTTAAACAATCTGGTTTCTTTCGGCGCAACGACCTGCTGTGTAAAGCGGTCGATGATGTCAGTTTCACCATTCGTAAAGGTCAAACCTTAGGATTGGTCGGAGAATCCGGTTGCGGTAAATCGACGTTGGGTCGCTGCTTGCTGCGGTTAATTGAACCCACCGATGGCAGCATCGTCATTGACGGTCAAGCAGTTGATAGCCTGGATAAAAAAGGGCTAAAAGCGATGCGTAAAGACATGCAGATGATCTTTCAAGATCCGTTTGCCTCGTTAAGTCCACGCATGACCATTCACGATATTTTGCGTGAGCCTTTGGATATACATCACATTGGTACTGTGGAAGAGCGTGAAGCGAAAATCGCCGAAGTGATGGCGATTGTAGGCTTGAGACCACAAGCGTTAAACCGTTATCCGCATGAGTTCTCTGGTGGGCAACGTCAGCGCATCGGCATTGCGCGCGCGTTAATGCTTGAGCCTAAATTCATCGTGGCCGATGAGCCGGTGTCGGCTTTGGATGTGTCAGTACAAGCTCAAGTGCTTAACTTAATTGCAGAACTGCAAGAAACCAAAGGCATTTCGTTTTTGTTTATTGCGCATGACTTGGCCGTGGTGCAGCACATTTGTGATGAAGTGGGTGTGATGTACTTAGGTCGTTTAGTAGAAAGAGCCAGTGCTGAAGAGCTGTATCGCAATCCCAAGCATCCTTACACTCAGGCGTTACTCGCATCGATTCCGGTTCCCGATCCGACTTTGCGAAAAGATAAAGAACCGCTGCAGGGAGATGTACCCTCACCGCTCGCACCACCAAGTGGCTGTACGTTTCGCACCCGTTGCCCGCATGCAACGGCTCAATGTGCGAAAACCGCGCCCAGTGCTATCAATGTCTCAACCGATAATAATGAGACTGCAGGTCATTGGGTCGCATGTCATCTCTATAACGAGGCACTGGCTTAG
- a CDS encoding ABC transporter ATP-binding protein, translating to MTETKLTPLLSVRDLAVEFRTDKGPARAINGVSFDVYPGETLAIVGESGCGKSVSSLAIMGLIPSPPGKIVDGSIRYQGQELVGLDEKAYRRLRGSQISMIFQEPMTALNPVLKISTQMIDVIRNHQSLSRKEAKQHAVEMLRKVGIPAPEKRIDDYPHQLSGGMRQRVMIAMALSCHPSLLLADEPTTALDVTIQAQVMREMVRLKQELEMAMILVTHDLGVVAESCDRVVVMYCGEVVEQGSVEAIFANPQHPYTRGLLESVPKVREHKIRRLPTIEGMVPDLFHLPQGCRFADRCALASSQCHHNRPELEEIATMSVTHHQAACFHLDKEPA from the coding sequence ATGACAGAAACTAAGTTAACACCACTACTTTCAGTGCGAGATTTGGCGGTTGAGTTTCGCACCGACAAAGGCCCAGCCCGTGCGATTAATGGCGTCAGTTTTGATGTCTATCCCGGCGAAACTTTAGCGATCGTTGGCGAGTCTGGCTGTGGTAAATCGGTGAGCTCGCTGGCGATCATGGGCTTAATACCCTCGCCACCGGGCAAGATCGTTGACGGCAGCATTCGCTACCAAGGTCAAGAGCTGGTCGGGTTGGATGAAAAAGCCTACCGTCGGTTGCGTGGCAGCCAAATCTCGATGATCTTTCAAGAGCCGATGACGGCGCTCAATCCAGTGCTCAAAATCAGTACCCAAATGATTGATGTGATTCGCAATCACCAATCTTTAAGCCGCAAAGAAGCCAAACAACACGCAGTGGAAATGCTGCGTAAAGTGGGCATTCCTGCTCCTGAAAAACGCATTGATGATTATCCTCATCAGCTCTCTGGCGGGATGCGCCAAAGGGTCATGATCGCCATGGCGCTCTCTTGTCATCCCTCGCTGTTGCTGGCTGACGAACCGACCACAGCATTAGATGTGACGATTCAAGCGCAGGTGATGCGCGAAATGGTGCGCCTTAAACAGGAACTGGAAATGGCGATGATTCTGGTCACCCACGATTTGGGTGTCGTGGCAGAATCTTGCGATCGCGTGGTGGTGATGTACTGCGGCGAAGTGGTGGAACAAGGCAGCGTTGAAGCCATATTTGCCAACCCGCAGCACCCTTATACCCGCGGCCTACTTGAATCGGTGCCGAAAGTGCGTGAACACAAAATTCGCCGACTGCCGACCATCGAAGGCATGGTGCCGGATCTGTTCCATCTTCCGCAAGGTTGTCGTTTTGCCGATCGCTGCGCACTCGCCTCATCGCAGTGTCATCACAACCGTCCCGAACTCGAAGAGATTGCCACGATGAGCGTAACCCACCACCAAGCGGCCTGTTTTCACCTTGATAAGGAGCCAGCATGA
- a CDS encoding phage terminase large subunit family protein — protein sequence MGRTFISQKKQTKEDMHDALVKNAIDFLDSSLDDLDKRPKNSVVDFYTSIELFLKARLMTEHWTLILSRPELANLDSFQVGDFHSIFLDDAVTRIKNILKQPIGANAIDAFKALGEHRNQIVHFAHTKYQDIQATKASVVAEQWSAWHYLHELLVSDWSPIFDNYLEEFERIHQRMMGQQEFIKARYTAILPQIEIKKKSGFEVENCAHCHMESAIITQKNEWSNDYECMVCGVKDVLIKKTNATIPCQSCGKEFQFFDKELKRCPNCGEEIDHEYVYEMCKERYSQGDEWCEEGGEWIAYCHKCYDDRPSVFYIDSLWSCISCFDRGWRAITCPHCNEFVTGDMDTIKYFACVRCEDKARAEFEESGF from the coding sequence GTGGGACGCACATTTATTTCTCAAAAAAAACAAACTAAAGAAGATATGCATGATGCATTAGTTAAAAATGCTATCGACTTTTTAGATTCATCTTTGGATGATCTTGATAAACGACCCAAAAATTCAGTAGTAGATTTTTATACTTCAATTGAGTTGTTTCTTAAAGCTCGGTTAATGACCGAACATTGGACCTTGATTCTTAGTCGCCCTGAATTAGCAAATCTTGATAGTTTTCAAGTCGGTGATTTTCACTCTATTTTTCTTGATGACGCGGTAACGAGAATTAAGAATATTCTAAAACAACCGATTGGCGCGAATGCAATAGATGCATTTAAAGCTTTAGGAGAACATAGAAATCAGATTGTTCATTTTGCGCATACTAAATATCAAGACATTCAAGCAACAAAAGCCAGTGTTGTTGCAGAACAATGGAGTGCATGGCATTATTTGCATGAGTTATTAGTTAGTGATTGGTCACCAATTTTCGATAATTATCTGGAAGAATTTGAGCGTATTCATCAACGAATGATGGGGCAGCAGGAATTTATAAAAGCAAGGTACACCGCAATTCTTCCTCAAATTGAAATAAAGAAAAAATCAGGCTTTGAGGTTGAGAATTGCGCACATTGCCATATGGAATCAGCGATTATTACTCAAAAAAATGAATGGAGTAATGATTATGAATGTATGGTCTGTGGTGTCAAAGATGTGCTTATTAAGAAAACTAACGCAACGATTCCTTGTCAAAGTTGTGGTAAGGAATTTCAATTTTTTGATAAAGAATTAAAACGTTGTCCTAATTGTGGTGAAGAAATCGATCATGAATATGTATATGAAATGTGTAAAGAACGATATTCACAAGGTGATGAGTGGTGCGAAGAGGGTGGTGAATGGATAGCTTATTGCCACAAATGTTACGATGATCGCCCTTCAGTTTTCTATATTGACAGTCTTTGGAGTTGTATTTCTTGTTTCGATCGAGGTTGGCGAGCAATTACATGTCCTCATTGTAATGAATTTGTTACCGGGGATATGGACACAATAAAATATTTCGCATGTGTTAGATGCGAAGATAAAGCTAGAGCTGAGTTCGAAGAAAGTGGTTTCTAA
- a CDS encoding winged helix-turn-helix transcriptional regulator, with amino-acid sequence MKYNIENRLLLDQIADKWSILILSQICQGPLRFNTLKRSLPGISQKSLTQALRKLERNGILAREVQPTSPITVEYRVTALGLTLKEPFESLFNWARKYAHEVEKAQKEYDENYGNE; translated from the coding sequence ATGAAATATAATATCGAAAACCGACTTCTACTTGATCAAATAGCTGATAAATGGTCGATATTGATACTGTCACAAATATGCCAAGGTCCATTACGTTTTAATACGCTAAAAAGAAGCCTGCCAGGAATTTCACAAAAATCCCTTACTCAGGCATTAAGAAAACTGGAGCGAAACGGAATTTTAGCCAGAGAAGTCCAACCTACTTCACCTATTACCGTAGAATATCGTGTTACTGCACTGGGTCTCACACTTAAAGAACCCTTTGAATCATTATTTAACTGGGCTCGTAAATATGCTCACGAAGTAGAAAAAGCTCAGAAAGAATATGACGAAAATTATGGGAATGAGTAA